Proteins from a genomic interval of Diaphorobacter sp. HDW4A:
- a CDS encoding type I polyketide synthase, whose amino-acid sequence MSSSIEYNASGVEVAIVGMAGRFPGANDIDALWRNIRDGVESVTAFADQELRERGVSESDLTDAEYVKAGVLLEGIDQFDAGFFGYSPRDAEQLDPQHRIFLETAWHALEHAGHAGGDRTKLFGVYAGSGANVYLLRHLLAGVDWRFSDIASLLGLMNGNDKDSLATRVAYKLDLRGPAVSVQTACSTSLVAVHLACRSLLNHETDMALAGGVWLNLLQDGGYHYQPGAILSPDGHCRAFDARAAGTVIGSGAGIVVLKRLSDALAEGDTIHAVIKGSALNNDGAAKVGYTAPSVDGQAEVILAAQAMAEVSPDSIGYVEAHGTGTTLGDPIEITALTQAFRTGSSRLGYCAIGSVKTNVGHLDAAAGVTGLIKAVLALKHQTLPPSLNFEQPNPAIDFANSPFYVNTEARPWPAGEMPRRAGVSAFGMGGTNVHVILEEAPSMSEGSTPHVNGAELLFLSARSEEALTRSIEQLARHLGQRPEQNLSDVAHTLRRGRKHFGHRAAVLAREHAEAIGALTSRTGASFVSGHVLSECPTVAFLFPGQGAQHVDMARSLYEREHVFRDTVDRCCVRLASHLALDLRELIYPKVVSGNEATLRLAQTAITQPALFVIEYAMAQLWMSWGLKPDAMLGHSIGEYVAACLAGVFSLEDALELVAARGRLIQSTASGAMLAVSQPEAELRLLAVGCDVAAVNASELGVLSGPVEVIDAVERQLVERGVASRRLHVSHAFHSHLLDPVLPDFRVMVSRIVLSPPKIPFVSNLTGRWIKPQEACSADYWVQHLRGTVRFSDGLGELLSKPDRMLLEVGPGDGLSGLARRHPLVGARRAVLASQCHPRDPASSAQQPLRCLAQLWTHGVVLDAGMASDHGNLRRVPLPSYPFEHQSYWVEAPRGDAAGAVVVNRAIDRRELADWFYVPVWQRTDPVTPCIAADQGGVLLMLGDAIGVGRRMVEHLRAAGRLVVCVGRGVQFRQLDADHFELRPAERSDFEQLLRAVEVRHGLVTDICHLWSLDAAGIPAHGDALEHGFYALLALAQALDTVKPLAGVRQVAITVVANQVEDVNGTEPLCPEKATLQGPCKVIPQEYPKLLCRLVDVVLPVGDDGTDRLVHQIVAEMHTTRVGGTVAYRGPHRWIKVFEPARRDIPVAQRLRKQGVYLITGGLGGIGLTLAEHLARHWQARLVLVGRTVLPPRDQWSAILAAGEHANDHGVKLARLLELESFGAEVMVLQADVADAHQMHKVVEVARQRFGAVHGVIHAAGHAGGGVIPLRTRSLVEQVFSSKVRGTQTLLESLAGETLDFVLLCSSLASLAGGVGKVDYAAANAFMDAVAAVTQRTSGRMVVSVNWDGWREVGMAGGMRLSEQVGIEPDQGALAFERIVNGPSLPQSIVSTTDLVARLTMTDDDVFAAAVMTSTNEVVSRHHPRPPLSTAYVAPVGDLEDRIANIWCESLGISAIGVHDNLFELGGDSLLAIQLLAKVRGVYGTNLPPAVFFKEPTIAALAVVVETKLIEEIEQADLLASIPADASASV is encoded by the coding sequence GCTAACGACATCGATGCGCTGTGGCGGAACATTCGCGACGGTGTTGAATCAGTGACGGCATTTGCAGACCAAGAGCTGCGCGAGCGCGGTGTGTCCGAGTCCGACCTGACCGATGCGGAATATGTCAAGGCTGGGGTCTTGCTGGAGGGAATAGACCAGTTCGATGCTGGATTCTTCGGCTATTCACCGCGAGATGCCGAGCAACTCGATCCGCAGCACCGCATCTTCTTAGAAACTGCTTGGCACGCACTCGAACATGCAGGCCATGCCGGAGGCGACCGGACGAAGCTCTTTGGCGTCTACGCGGGAAGCGGTGCCAACGTCTATTTGCTGCGTCACTTGCTGGCGGGAGTGGACTGGCGTTTCAGTGACATTGCTTCGCTGCTGGGCCTGATGAATGGCAACGACAAGGATTCTCTGGCAACCCGCGTGGCCTACAAACTGGATCTGCGTGGTCCGGCGGTCTCTGTGCAAACAGCTTGTTCGACTTCGCTGGTCGCGGTGCATCTGGCATGTCGCAGTCTGTTGAATCACGAGACCGACATGGCCTTGGCCGGCGGTGTCTGGCTCAATCTGTTGCAGGACGGTGGATACCACTACCAGCCCGGGGCGATCCTATCCCCTGATGGTCACTGCCGCGCCTTCGATGCTCGGGCGGCCGGTACTGTGATCGGTAGCGGTGCGGGCATCGTGGTGCTTAAGCGCCTGAGCGATGCGCTGGCCGAGGGTGACACGATCCATGCAGTGATCAAAGGCTCTGCCCTCAACAATGACGGTGCAGCGAAGGTGGGTTACACCGCTCCCAGCGTTGATGGTCAGGCGGAGGTAATTCTGGCCGCACAAGCGATGGCAGAGGTGTCGCCGGACTCAATCGGCTACGTGGAGGCGCATGGCACGGGCACCACGCTTGGCGACCCGATTGAGATCACCGCATTGACGCAGGCCTTTCGCACTGGTTCGAGCCGGCTAGGCTACTGCGCCATTGGGTCAGTGAAAACCAACGTCGGTCACCTTGATGCGGCCGCCGGTGTTACCGGTCTGATCAAGGCCGTTCTGGCGCTCAAGCACCAGACGTTGCCGCCCAGCCTGAACTTCGAACAACCCAATCCGGCGATCGATTTTGCCAACAGCCCCTTCTATGTGAACACCGAAGCGCGGCCGTGGCCTGCGGGCGAGATGCCGCGCCGGGCCGGCGTCAGTGCCTTTGGTATGGGCGGAACCAATGTGCATGTCATTTTGGAAGAAGCGCCCTCGATGAGCGAAGGCAGCACTCCGCACGTGAATGGCGCCGAGCTGCTTTTTCTCTCGGCTCGCAGCGAGGAGGCACTGACTAGGTCTATCGAACAATTGGCACGACACCTTGGTCAGCGTCCTGAGCAGAATTTGTCCGATGTGGCGCATACCCTGAGGCGGGGGCGCAAGCATTTTGGACATCGGGCTGCGGTGCTCGCTCGCGAGCATGCCGAAGCCATAGGCGCGCTGACCTCTCGTACCGGCGCTTCATTCGTCAGCGGACACGTTCTGTCGGAGTGCCCGACGGTGGCCTTCTTGTTCCCCGGCCAAGGGGCGCAGCATGTCGACATGGCGCGTTCGCTCTATGAGCGTGAACATGTGTTCCGCGACACGGTGGATCGTTGCTGCGTGCGCCTGGCCTCACATTTGGCCTTGGACCTTCGTGAACTGATTTATCCGAAAGTTGTATCGGGGAACGAGGCGACCTTGCGTTTGGCTCAGACCGCCATCACTCAGCCGGCGCTGTTCGTGATCGAGTACGCCATGGCGCAGCTCTGGATGAGTTGGGGGCTTAAGCCCGATGCAATGCTAGGGCACAGCATTGGCGAGTACGTGGCTGCTTGCCTTGCTGGTGTGTTTTCACTTGAGGACGCACTTGAGCTGGTGGCAGCACGCGGTCGGTTGATCCAGTCCACGGCATCTGGGGCCATGCTGGCTGTGAGCCAGCCAGAAGCAGAGCTGCGCCTGTTGGCTGTTGGCTGTGATGTCGCTGCGGTCAATGCATCCGAACTGGGTGTGCTCTCAGGGCCTGTCGAGGTGATCGATGCTGTCGAGCGCCAATTGGTCGAGCGTGGTGTTGCCTCGCGGCGTTTGCATGTCTCGCACGCCTTTCACTCTCATTTGCTCGACCCTGTTCTGCCTGATTTCCGGGTGATGGTTTCGCGCATCGTCTTGAGCCCGCCGAAGATTCCCTTTGTATCCAATTTGACAGGCCGTTGGATCAAGCCTCAAGAGGCTTGTAGCGCCGACTACTGGGTACAGCACTTGCGGGGCACCGTGCGGTTTTCCGACGGTCTCGGCGAGTTGCTCTCCAAACCAGACCGTATGCTGCTTGAGGTGGGTCCAGGGGACGGCCTCAGTGGTCTTGCTCGGCGGCATCCACTGGTGGGTGCGCGCAGAGCTGTTCTTGCATCTCAGTGTCATCCTCGCGATCCCGCTTCAAGCGCGCAACAGCCGCTACGCTGCCTAGCTCAGCTTTGGACGCACGGAGTGGTACTCGATGCCGGCATGGCTTCTGACCACGGCAACCTTCGCCGGGTGCCTTTGCCCAGTTATCCGTTTGAACACCAGTCGTATTGGGTTGAGGCACCGAGAGGAGATGCCGCTGGTGCTGTGGTGGTGAACCGGGCAATCGACCGGCGTGAGTTAGCCGACTGGTTCTACGTGCCCGTTTGGCAGCGTACTGATCCCGTCACTCCTTGCATTGCGGCAGACCAAGGCGGTGTCCTGTTGATGCTGGGGGATGCGATAGGCGTCGGCAGGCGCATGGTCGAACATTTGCGGGCCGCAGGGCGATTGGTCGTATGCGTTGGCCGAGGAGTGCAATTCAGGCAACTGGACGCAGATCACTTCGAACTGCGACCCGCTGAGCGGAGTGACTTTGAACAACTGCTGAGAGCGGTTGAGGTGCGGCACGGTCTTGTGACCGACATTTGCCACCTGTGGAGTCTCGACGCTGCGGGTATTCCTGCGCATGGAGATGCACTGGAACACGGCTTTTACGCCTTATTGGCTTTGGCACAGGCGTTGGATACCGTGAAACCTCTTGCGGGCGTGCGTCAGGTTGCAATCACCGTGGTAGCCAATCAGGTGGAGGATGTGAATGGTACCGAGCCCTTGTGTCCCGAAAAGGCCACCCTGCAAGGGCCGTGCAAGGTCATTCCACAGGAGTACCCGAAGCTATTGTGCCGGCTCGTCGATGTCGTTCTGCCCGTTGGCGATGATGGGACAGACCGTCTCGTGCATCAGATCGTTGCAGAGATGCATACGACGAGGGTAGGGGGTACTGTGGCTTACCGTGGCCCCCATCGCTGGATCAAGGTCTTCGAGCCCGCACGCCGTGATATTCCGGTCGCCCAGCGGCTGCGGAAGCAAGGTGTCTACCTCATCACAGGCGGTTTGGGTGGCATTGGGCTCACACTGGCGGAACATTTGGCTCGGCATTGGCAGGCGCGCCTAGTATTGGTTGGGCGTACGGTCCTGCCGCCCAGGGACCAGTGGTCTGCAATATTGGCGGCCGGGGAGCACGCGAATGACCATGGGGTAAAGTTGGCGCGACTCCTTGAGTTGGAGTCCTTTGGTGCCGAGGTGATGGTCTTACAGGCCGATGTCGCTGATGCCCATCAGATGCATAAGGTGGTCGAAGTGGCGCGGCAGCGCTTCGGGGCCGTTCATGGGGTCATTCATGCCGCAGGGCACGCTGGTGGCGGTGTGATCCCACTGAGGACTCGCTCCTTGGTGGAGCAAGTGTTCTCTTCTAAGGTGCGTGGGACGCAGACGTTGCTGGAGTCCTTGGCGGGAGAGACTTTGGACTTCGTGCTCCTATGCTCGTCGTTGGCAAGCTTGGCGGGAGGGGTCGGCAAGGTCGACTACGCTGCTGCCAATGCTTTCATGGACGCAGTAGCAGCTGTTACGCAGCGCACTTCTGGTCGGATGGTGGTCTCGGTCAATTGGGACGGCTGGCGCGAGGTCGGCATGGCTGGCGGCATGCGACTGTCGGAGCAGGTCGGGATAGAACCGGATCAGGGGGCGCTGGCCTTCGAGCGCATCGTTAACGGGCCATCGCTGCCCCAGTCGATCGTTTCGACGACTGATCTGGTTGCCCGCCTGACTATGACGGATGACGACGTTTTTGCGGCAGCGGTCATGACCTCCACGAATGAGGTGGTCAGTCGACACCACCCCCGTCCACCGCTTTCGACAGCGTACGTCGCGCCTGTCGGAGATCTTGAGGATCGGATCGCCAATATCTGGTGTGAGTCCCTTGGTATCTCTGCTATCGGCGTCCACGACAACCTGTTCGAACTGGGAGGGGATTCGCTGCTCGCCATTCAACTGCTCGCCAAGGTGCGGGGCGTCTACGGCACGAATCTACCGCCGGCAGTCTTTTTCAAGGAACCGACGATTGCTGCGCTTGCGGTCGTCGTCGAAACCAAATTGATCGAGGAGATCGAGCAGGCAGATCTTCTTGCCTCGATTCCCGCTGACGCGTCCGCTAGCGTCTGA
- a CDS encoding non-ribosomal peptide synthetase yields the protein MPDIQDIAQRRARLGPAQLAKLQERLRGEAQAIEVLPTIPRRAVNDGSLPLSFSQQRLWFLWQLDPASSAYHLCGGLHFKGDLDVPALHESLQTLVDRHESMRTVFENGVDGRVEQFIRPAASVQLPRVDLSAVDIGSRAFRINEEVRRACDMPFDLMHGPLLRTVLLELGRGENQLLVVMHHIISDAWSVQLILDELAELYRGAVHGVVTSLSAPTIQYADFAVWQRQWLEGSEGERQLAYWRRQLGNEHHVLALQADHPRKPDGRYVAALHTVDLKVDLLVDLRRVATGHGATLFMVLLAAFQALLYRYAGGAEVRIGVPIANRNRTETVGVVGFFVNTLVLGGVVDARMTLTDLLAQARDTSVGAQAHQDLPFERLVEASGAERNLGQTPLFQVMFNHVRRDHRSLGEWPGLTVSRLDFEAEAAMFELTLETLESETGDVKATFRYAEELFEASTIERMAGHYVALLQALADRPQEAVGDVELLTAAERQQLKGWGENLQRYPGADPVHRLIEQQAQAHPEAVALLFGDEVLSYGELNTRANRLAHRLIKLGVKPEVKVGIAVERSLEMVVGLLGILKAGGAYVPLDPEYPADRLAYMVGDSGIGLLLTQRAVKERLPVAEGLVVLELDGLDLAKEPMHNPDVAVHGENLAYVIYTSGSTGRPKGAANRHRSLYNRLEWMQQTYGLTELDTVLQKTPFSFDVSVWEFFWPLMTGARLAVTKPGDHRDPQRLVELIRQHHVTTLHFVPSMLQAFLAHEGIEACASLTRIVCSGEALSAEAQNDVFKRLPQAGLYNLYGPTEAAIDVTHWTCRNDGRSQVPIGQPISDIQTHVLDKGLNLVPAGVAGELYLGGIGLARGYLGRPSLSAERFVADPFGEAGGRLYRTGDLVRWNGEGQLEYLGRIDHQVKIRGFRIELGEVEAQLLSQPEVREAVVVAKEGPGGARLVGYVSAQAGKVIEVSELRERLGRALPDYMVPSVIVAVESLPLNANGKVDRKALPEPGFESGQEYEAPQGEVEEALARIWSEVLGVERVGRHDNFFELGGHSLMALSVLERMRTQGMAVQVRTLFQQPELSSFAQVVAQNEDRREVAVPPNLIPLDCQAIQPEMLTLVELDAEQIRCMEAAVPGGAANIQDIYPLAPLQEGILFHHMLQQQGDAYVTSCLLSFDSRGRLEHFIACFNRVIARHDILRTAVLWEGLKEPVQVVHRQAHLQIEWLQDAVPGNVAERLNEQVDPRHHRIDVRKAPMIRAVAAHDTEQGRWLLQLPSHHLVLDHTTLDLIVEEIALIQQGREAELPEPVPFRRFVAQARLGMSPVEHEAFFTKMLGDVDEPTAPFGLLDVQGDGSDIEEVKLPLEAELSARIRQQARRHGVSAASLFHLAWALVLAKTTGKNDVVFGTVLFGRMQGGEGAARALGMFINTLPIRIKLGARSVAQSLRETHAVLTGLLNHEHASLSLAQRCSGLPGGTPLFSALFNYRYSGGQEAEAAILAWDGMESLGGAERTNYPAGMSVDDLGQGFELVGQVSKSIGARRLCEYTQAAVAGIVEALADRPQEAVGDVELLTDAERQQLKGWGENLQRYPGADPVHRLIEQQAQAHPEAVALLFGDEVLSYGELNTRANRLAHRLIKLGVKPEVKVGIAVERSLEMVVGLLGILKAGGAYVPLDPEYPADRLAYMVGDSGIGLLLTQRAVKERLPVAEGLVVLELDGLDLAKEPMHNPDVAVHGENLAYVIYTSGSTGRPKGASIRHRALSSCMTWMQQTYGLTVVDTVLHKAPFCFDVSVWEIFWPLTAGVRLVVANPGDHRDPARITDLILKHEITTLNFVPAMLQAFLAHEGIEAQTRLRYVICGGEAMPAATQSEALRRLKGVSLQNLYGPTETTIHVTRWTCRDDGQSQVPIGQPISETQAYVLDESLERVPQGVAGELYIGGELLGRGYFNRPSLSAERFVADPFGEAGGRLYRTGDLVRWNGEGQLEYLGRIDHQVKIRGFRIELGEVEAQLLSQPEVREAVVVAKEGPGGARLVGYVSAQAGRVIEAGELRERLGRALPDYMVPSAIVAVESLPLNANGKVDRKALPEPGFESGQEYEAPQGEVEEALARIWSEVLGVERVGRHDNFFELGGHSLMAVQVVARIQSSLHTDLAIQEVFSYSTLASMASILPDSLHPRSRAQSISDIESFIDSLEAAE from the coding sequence ATGCCTGACATTCAAGATATTGCCCAACGCAGAGCGAGGCTGGGGCCAGCGCAACTCGCGAAGTTACAAGAGCGCTTGCGCGGTGAGGCGCAAGCCATTGAGGTGCTGCCAACAATCCCGCGCCGCGCCGTAAATGACGGAAGTCTTCCTTTGTCATTTTCCCAGCAGCGATTGTGGTTTCTGTGGCAACTTGATCCAGCGAGCTCTGCTTACCACCTTTGCGGTGGTTTGCACTTCAAAGGTGATCTCGACGTGCCGGCGCTCCATGAGAGCCTTCAGACTCTCGTGGACCGTCACGAGTCGATGCGAACGGTCTTCGAAAATGGTGTCGACGGGAGGGTCGAACAGTTCATCCGGCCGGCCGCCAGCGTTCAGTTACCGCGTGTCGATCTGAGCGCGGTTGACATCGGGTCTCGCGCATTCAGAATCAATGAAGAGGTTCGGCGTGCCTGCGATATGCCGTTTGATCTCATGCACGGGCCCCTGCTTCGGACCGTACTGCTTGAACTGGGGCGTGGCGAAAACCAACTGCTCGTGGTGATGCACCACATCATTTCGGATGCATGGTCGGTTCAGCTCATCCTTGATGAACTTGCTGAGCTATATCGGGGTGCCGTGCATGGGGTGGTAACGAGCCTGTCAGCGCCGACCATTCAATATGCCGACTTTGCCGTATGGCAGCGCCAGTGGCTCGAAGGTTCTGAAGGCGAGCGACAATTGGCCTATTGGCGTCGGCAGCTCGGTAATGAGCATCATGTGCTTGCCTTGCAAGCGGATCATCCGAGAAAGCCTGATGGACGGTATGTAGCAGCCTTGCACACGGTCGACTTGAAGGTCGATCTCTTGGTTGATTTGAGGCGCGTAGCCACGGGGCATGGGGCAACCCTGTTTATGGTGCTTCTGGCAGCGTTCCAGGCTTTGCTTTACCGCTACGCAGGGGGGGCTGAAGTCCGAATCGGTGTTCCTATCGCTAACCGAAATCGCACAGAAACAGTGGGAGTGGTCGGGTTCTTCGTGAACACCTTGGTGCTGGGCGGAGTAGTCGATGCACGCATGACGTTGACAGATCTGCTGGCCCAGGCCAGGGATACTTCGGTCGGCGCACAGGCCCATCAGGATCTCCCGTTCGAACGTCTTGTCGAGGCCAGTGGGGCCGAACGCAACCTTGGTCAAACGCCGTTGTTCCAAGTGATGTTCAACCACGTCCGGCGGGATCATCGTTCTCTTGGCGAATGGCCTGGCCTGACTGTTTCTCGTTTGGATTTCGAAGCTGAAGCTGCAATGTTTGAGCTAACGCTCGAAACGCTTGAGAGTGAAACGGGCGATGTCAAGGCGACCTTCCGTTACGCCGAGGAGTTGTTCGAGGCGAGCACGATCGAGCGGATGGCGGGGCACTACGTGGCGCTGCTGCAAGCATTGGCTGATCGGCCACAGGAAGCGGTGGGGGATGTGGAGTTGCTCACTGCTGCTGAGCGTCAGCAACTCAAGGGCTGGGGCGAGAACCTGCAGCGTTACCCGGGTGCTGATCCGGTGCACCGGCTGATCGAGCAGCAGGCCCAGGCCCATCCTGAAGCGGTGGCACTGCTCTTTGGTGACGAGGTACTGAGCTACGGCGAGTTGAACACGCGAGCCAACCGGTTGGCGCACCGGCTGATCAAGCTGGGTGTGAAGCCTGAAGTGAAGGTGGGCATTGCGGTGGAGCGCTCCCTCGAGATGGTGGTGGGGCTGTTGGGGATACTGAAGGCGGGCGGAGCGTATGTGCCGCTGGATCCGGAGTACCCGGCGGACCGGCTGGCCTACATGGTCGGGGACAGTGGGATTGGGCTGCTGCTGACGCAGCGTGCGGTGAAGGAGCGCCTTCCGGTGGCCGAAGGGCTGGTGGTGCTGGAGCTCGACGGGCTGGATCTGGCGAAGGAGCCCATGCACAACCCTGATGTGGCGGTGCATGGGGAGAACCTGGCGTATGTGATCTACACCTCGGGATCGACGGGCAGGCCCAAGGGGGCTGCCAACCGACACCGCTCACTCTACAACCGTCTGGAGTGGATGCAGCAAACCTATGGGCTGACCGAATTGGACACGGTCCTGCAGAAGACCCCCTTCAGCTTCGACGTGTCGGTATGGGAGTTCTTCTGGCCATTGATGACGGGTGCCCGACTGGCTGTGACCAAGCCGGGCGATCACCGCGACCCGCAACGCCTGGTTGAACTGATCCGACAACACCACGTCACCACGCTGCACTTTGTTCCCTCGATGCTGCAAGCCTTCCTCGCGCACGAAGGCATCGAAGCCTGCGCCAGCCTAACGCGCATCGTGTGCAGTGGCGAAGCACTGTCGGCCGAAGCGCAGAACGACGTGTTCAAGCGTCTGCCGCAAGCCGGGCTCTACAACCTCTACGGTCCCACTGAAGCGGCCATCGACGTCACGCATTGGACCTGCCGCAACGATGGGCGCAGTCAAGTGCCGATCGGCCAGCCGATCAGTGACATCCAGACGCATGTGCTCGACAAAGGCCTGAACCTGGTGCCCGCCGGTGTGGCGGGTGAGCTGTACCTGGGTGGCATCGGCCTGGCGCGAGGCTACCTGGGCCGCCCGAGTTTGAGCGCGGAGCGCTTCGTGGCGGACCCGTTCGGTGAGGCGGGAGGTCGGCTGTACCGGACGGGGGACCTGGTGAGGTGGAACGGCGAAGGGCAGTTGGAGTACTTGGGTCGGATCGACCACCAGGTCAAGATTCGGGGGTTCCGGATTGAGCTGGGGGAAGTGGAGGCGCAGTTGCTGTCGCAGCCCGAGGTGAGGGAAGCGGTGGTGGTGGCCAAGGAAGGTCCGGGCGGAGCGCGGCTGGTGGGTTACGTGTCGGCGCAGGCCGGGAAGGTGATTGAGGTGAGCGAGCTGCGCGAGCGGCTGGGCCGGGCGTTGCCGGACTACATGGTGCCCAGTGTGATCGTGGCGGTGGAGAGCTTGCCGCTCAATGCCAACGGCAAGGTGGACAGGAAGGCGCTGCCGGAGCCGGGGTTCGAGAGCGGGCAGGAGTACGAAGCGCCGCAGGGTGAGGTGGAAGAGGCGCTGGCCAGGATCTGGTCGGAGGTGCTGGGTGTGGAGCGCGTGGGCCGGCACGACAACTTCTTCGAGTTGGGCGGGCATTCGTTGATGGCCTTGAGTGTGCTTGAGCGCATGCGCACACAAGGTATGGCCGTGCAAGTGCGCACGCTGTTCCAGCAGCCTGAACTGTCGTCCTTTGCACAGGTTGTTGCGCAGAACGAGGATCGTCGCGAAGTAGCTGTTCCACCCAACCTCATCCCGCTGGATTGCCAGGCAATCCAGCCTGAGATGTTGACGCTGGTCGAACTGGACGCGGAGCAAATCAGGTGCATGGAAGCGGCAGTGCCGGGTGGTGCGGCCAACATCCAGGACATCTATCCTCTAGCGCCGCTGCAGGAAGGCATTCTGTTCCACCACATGTTGCAGCAGCAGGGCGATGCTTATGTCACCTCGTGTCTGTTGAGCTTCGACAGCCGGGGGCGACTGGAGCACTTCATCGCTTGCTTTAATCGGGTGATTGCGCGCCATGACATCCTGCGCACGGCGGTGCTGTGGGAAGGGCTCAAGGAACCGGTGCAAGTCGTCCATCGACAGGCCCACCTGCAGATCGAGTGGCTTCAGGATGCGGTCCCAGGCAACGTGGCCGAGCGGCTGAACGAACAAGTTGATCCCCGGCACCATCGCATCGATGTGCGGAAGGCACCGATGATCCGGGCTGTGGCAGCGCATGACACGGAGCAAGGGCGCTGGCTGCTGCAGTTGCCCAGCCACCACCTGGTGCTGGATCACACGACGCTTGATCTGATCGTCGAAGAGATTGCCCTGATCCAGCAAGGCCGGGAGGCGGAGTTGCCTGAGCCGGTGCCGTTCCGGCGCTTCGTGGCGCAGGCACGGCTGGGCATGAGTCCGGTCGAGCATGAGGCCTTCTTTACCAAGATGCTGGGCGACGTGGATGAGCCGACGGCGCCGTTCGGGCTGCTGGACGTGCAGGGTGATGGTAGCGACATTGAAGAGGTGAAGCTGCCACTGGAGGCGGAACTGTCCGCGCGGATTCGGCAGCAAGCCAGGCGGCATGGGGTGAGTGCGGCCAGCTTATTCCACTTGGCATGGGCCCTGGTGCTGGCCAAGACCACGGGCAAGAACGACGTGGTGTTCGGCACCGTGCTGTTCGGGCGCATGCAGGGTGGTGAAGGTGCAGCGCGGGCACTGGGGATGTTCATCAATACATTGCCCATCCGCATCAAGCTGGGTGCGAGAAGCGTGGCACAGAGCCTGCGCGAGACCCATGCGGTGCTGACTGGTCTGCTAAACCATGAGCACGCCAGTCTGTCGCTGGCACAGCGCTGCAGCGGGCTGCCGGGTGGCACGCCGCTGTTCTCGGCCTTGTTCAACTACCGCTACAGCGGAGGGCAGGAGGCGGAGGCAGCCATCCTTGCGTGGGACGGCATGGAGTCGCTGGGCGGGGCGGAGCGCACCAACTATCCGGCAGGCATGTCGGTGGACGACCTGGGGCAAGGCTTCGAACTGGTGGGGCAGGTCAGCAAGTCCATCGGTGCGCGGCGGCTGTGCGAGTACACGCAGGCTGCCGTCGCCGGTATCGTCGAAGCGTTGGCTGATCGGCCACAGGAAGCGGTGGGGGATGTGGAGTTGCTCACTGACGCTGAGCGTCAGCAACTCAAGGGCTGGGGCGAGAACCTGCAGCGTTACCCGGGTGCTGATCCGGTGCACCGGCTGATCGAGCAGCAGGCCCAGGCCCATCCTGAAGCGGTGGCACTGCTCTTTGGTGACGAGGTACTGAGCTACGGCGAGTTGAACACGCGAGCCAACCGGTTGGCGCACCGGCTGATCAAGCTGGGTGTGAAGCCTGAAGTGAAGGTGGGCATTGCGGTGGAGCGCTCCCTCGAGATGGTGGTGGGGCTGTTGGGGATACTGAAGGCGGGCGGAGCGTATGTGCCGCTGGACCCGGAGTACCCGGCGGACCGGCTGGCCTACATGGTCGGGGACAGTGGGATTGGGCTGCTGCTGACGCAGCGTGCGGTGAAGGAGCGCCTCCCGGTGGCCGAAGGGCTGGTGGTGCTGGAGCTCGATGGGCTGGATCTGGCGAAGGAGCCCATGCACAACCCTGATGTGGCGGTGCATGGGGAGAACCTGGCGTATGTGATCTACACCTCGGGATCGACGGGCAGGCCCAAGGGGGCGTCGATCCGGCATCGGGCACTGAGCAGTTGTATGACCTGGATGCAGCAGACCTACGGCCTGACGGTGGTCGACACCGTGCTGCACAAGGCACCGTTCTGCTTCGACGTGTCGGTATGGGAGATCTTCTGGCCCTTGACCGCCGGCGTGCGGCTGGTGGTGGCCAATCCGGGAGATCACCGAGATCCAGCGAGGATCACCGATCTGATCCTCAAGCATGAGATCACGACGCTCAACTTCGTGCCTGCGATGCTACAGGCCTTCCTGGCACATGAAGGCATCGAGGCGCAGACACGACTGCGTTATGTGATTTGCGGTGGCGAAGCCATGCCGGCGGCCACGCAGAGCGAAGCACTGCGTCGGCTCAAGGGTGTGAGCCTGCAGAACCTGTATGGGCCGACCGAGACCACCATTCACGTGACCCGCTGGACCTGTCGGGATGACGGTCAGAGCCAAGTGCCAATTGGGCAGCCCATCTCCGAGACGCAAGCTTACGTGCTGGACGAATCTCTGGAGCGAGTGCCGCAGGGCGTGGCGGGCGAACTCTACATCGGCGGAGAGCTACTGGGCCGCGGTTACTTCAACCGCCCGAGTCTGAGCGCGGAGCGCTTCGTGGCGGACCCGTTCGGTGAGGCGGGAGGTCGGCTGTACCGGACGGGGGACCTGGTGAGGTGGAACGGCGAAGGGCAGTTGGAGTACTTGGGTCGGATCGACCACCAGGTCAAGATTCGGGGGTTCCGGATTGAGCTGGGGGAAGTGGAGGCGCAGTTGCTGTCGCAGCCCGAGGTGAGGGAAGCGGTGGTGGTGGCCAAGGAAGGTCCGGGCGGAGCGCGGCTGGTGGGTTACGTGTCGGCGCAGGCCGGGCGGGTGATCGAGGCGGGCGAGCTGCGCGAGCGGCTGGGCCGGGCGTTGCCGGACTACATGGTGCCCAGTGCGATCGTGGCGGTGGAGAGCTTGCCGCTCAATGCCAACGGCAAGGTGGACAGGAAGGCGCTGCCGGAGCCGGGGTTCGAGAGCGGGCAGGAGTACGAAGCGCCGCAGGGTGAGGTGGAAGAGGCGCTGGCCAGGATCTGGTCGGAGGTGCTGGGTGTGGAGCGCGTGGGCCGGCACGACAACTTCTTCGAGTTGGGCGGGCATTCGTTGATGGCCGTGCAGGTGGTGGCACGGATCCAATCATCCTTACATACCGATTTGGCAATTCAAGAAGTCTTCAGTTATTCGACTCTGGCAAGCATGGCGTCAATTCTGCCTGATTCCTTGCACCCTAGATCCAGGGCCCAGTCCATTTCTGATATCGAATCCTTCATTGATAGTTTGGAAGCTGCAGAATGA